gccaaaaacagctgtgctgtgaTTCATACTCTGATAAATAGAATTAtggtcaattttgatcaatgtattgcgtccttgctgaataaaagtgttcttattatatatatacgctaccagtcaaaagtatttgaacagtaaaatgttctgttgttttttaaagaagtctcttctgctcaccaagcctgcattcatttgatccaaagtacagcaaaaaatgtgaaatatttttactatttaaaaaaactgttgtctatttgaatatattttaaaatgtaatttattacattcattactccagtctttagtgtcacatgatccttcaaaaatcaaaaatagtaTGCTTATTTGCTCTTAAAGAAATGTTGttcttattgttattattatctataCTTAAAACAGTGGAGTGCATTTTctttcaggatactttgattaatagaaagatccaaagatcaacatttattaacatcagaaattaatacttgtatttagcagggatgctttaaattgatcaaaaatgttaataaagacatttataatgttcagataaacgctgttcttctgaactttctattcatcaaagaaacctgaaaaaattatactcagctgttttcaacataataataatagaaatgttttttgagcaccaaatctggatattagaataatttctgaaggatcatgtgactggagtaatgatgctaaattcagctttaacatcacaggaataaattacattttaaaacatattcaaatagaaaatagcttttgctatactttggatccaGCAACAGCGGGCTtagtaagcagaagagacttctctaaaaacattaaaaatattactgttcaaaaccttttgactggtatgtATGTATTACTGCCCCAAACTTTAAACactagtatatattttttgtttacaaatatatatagtatatttacacacaaacatttttgtacagcagttaaaaaaataataaatattttcatttgcaaTTCCAGTGTAACAGTTTCATAATAAAACCATTTACAAAATACacttgaattaatatttttttcatatttattttgaattaaaatttagaatcattaatatagcataatataatataatataatattcaaaaacaaaaaaagccctTTGTCCCATGTGAAACAATAGTCTTGTATATCCATACTTTTAATTCTGAATCATCACAAATCATCTGCCAGCTAaagataaataaagaaaaaactttAAACCAGACAAAAGCTGCAATATTTACATGGCTTTACTCAATTGTAAGTTTCCTGACGAGTTCAGAGGTGGGCATCCAAGAATAGTCACTTAGAACACCTCTAATTTGTACACGCCGCAATGACACCTTGATCAATAACCACctctttttcttcctttttagCACATTCTCTCTCCTGCCTCAGTGACCTCTTGCGCTGTTCTTCTAGGAGCAAACTGGAGTTGGCCAGGACACAGAACTCACGGAAACACCGCTTGAAGTTTTCATCCAAGAAGGCATAGAGGACAGGGTTTAAGCAACTGTTAGCATAGCCCAGAGCAATACAGAAATGCATGGCTGCCATCGAGGACTGGCTGGTCCCAAGATCCACATGGCCCAAGGCCTGGACCAAAGCCAAGACCTGCACCGGCATCCAGCACAACACAAAAGCAGCGACCACAGACAGTACCATATAGGTGATTCTCCTCAGATTCCGGTCTTTCTCTCTTGAACCGGACAGGAGGCGGACACTGCGCAGGCGTCGTACCATCAAGCCGTAGCAGACACTTATGATCACCACAGGAATCAGGAAAGAGAAGaggaacacacaaaacacaaacacaggcCACCAATGTTCTCTTGGTTTAGGCAGGTTCAGTATGCATTCGGCACCTGCACAGAAAGAAAGTCAGGGAATGAGTTGATAAAGCTGATATAAAGTAGTGCCATGACTTACAATGTATCATAAGTGGACTGATGGGATACAAAATCTTCCACAAGAGAGAGTAGGGATGAAATGGATGCCTCTTTATCCTACAGTTTAAAAGTGCACAAAGTTATGTGTGTCAAAGATTGACAAGGAAcggaatttttgttttctttgcacacaaattctttgatttttgagcatttttgtgtacttgaaccctttccaacaatgactctaTGATTTCTCTATGTtatgactcatatgcaactgttgcatcagaagaaaacacaatgctttaagagacagggggtaaaaactttctgaatttgaagatcagggtaaatttaacttattttatcttttgggaaacatgtaagaatcttctgtagcttctgaagggcagtactaaatgaaaaaaaaatatatatttaggaaaaatacaaaaaatgtacacatcttcattctttccaaaagttttcaccccatggctcttaatgcatcatgtttccttctaaagcatcaatgagcatttaattttagaaattcaactattattttctcttgtgaactatatgtaaacatcttttatgtgaaatatcttattcaggtcagtccaaataaaaaaaataacatgcattttgtatgatccttcttatttcgGTAAAGTAATTAACGTTTTGcagattaacattttacatatgttccgaagatgaacgaaggtcttacgggtttggaacgacatgagtaatTAATAGGATTtccatgtttgggtgaactatccctttaaaagagtCTGctgttataatttaatttaatataatttaataagtttCCTTCTTCaacttttgttttacttttctaTGTAAAATTTGTCCAACAAATATCAAACAAAAATTGGAAGCCCCACTGCAGGCTGGTCAGTGCAACAAAAACTTGCTTAGTGCTCCTTTAATGTGCAGTAAAACCACAACAAATATAACCAGATGAgcaaagtttgagaacaaactttgagttggcttgaaaaagcctaacatgaaagtttgaagcaattgtaaaagtatgaaagttgatgttgctatcatgatttagcacattgcttacatgctttaacatgttgttcgcatgtttatagcatgattggcttgttgtttgcatttttataggctgattacaacgttgttagcatgatttacatgttcttagcatgattagcaagttaatagcataattctagcatgattaacaaatcactagcatgtttatagcctgattagcatattgctagcatgtttctaacatgggcTGTGTCCGAAAGCCTAGACAGCTGACTTGCTACCACGCTTCCTTATAAGTCAATGACTTTGCAGGCAGTGTTTTTTGCATGAAGGCTCATGAAACTGATTGCAGACAGGCTTCTGATGCCGTGTAACAGTTTAATGATCTACAATAAAATAGAATGAGTACTGATGATAACTAAACGaatatttaattactataatactgaTTTCTCGCTAGAAATATcatcaaaagtgcaaaaaattaGTCAGAAATATACACTTACACACAAACTGACCACCAAACACAACTTTTAGACGccctctttatttttttaactcaaccGTCATGGAATAGAATgcacagaattgtgggatatcaaAGGCAGCAAAGGCTTCAAAAATTGATCAGAATAAGGCGGGAAGTGAAACCGAATTTGTATTTAGatgtgccttgatgccttcctacCTTGGAAGCTTTCGGACACAGCCATgtttaccatgttactagcatgtttttaacataattagcatgttactagctgGTTGTTCGcattattagcatattactagcatgttgttaacatgattaacaagttactaacgtgttgctaacatgaatagcaagttaccagcctgttgctagcataattaacatgtaactagcttgttgctagcacgttgttagcatgattagcatgttgttagcatgattagcatgttgctatcatgtttctaacatgaataacaagttactatcatgtttctagcataattagcatgttactagcatgttgttagcatgattagtaagttactagcatgttgctaacatgattagcaagttgctaacatgtttctagcatgattaacatgtttaaaccaatgaaaaccaaaaaaacagataaaaaccAGCGAAAACCAACCTAGGCTGGTTGtctagtcttagctggtttaag
Above is a window of Labeo rohita strain BAU-BD-2019 chromosome 23, IGBB_LRoh.1.0, whole genome shotgun sequence DNA encoding:
- the LOC127154493 gene encoding delta-type opioid receptor, with the translated sequence MELLELSDVQQMFNDSRFQGNLSELDDVDEPLPKSAKITVVVVYLIVCAVGLVGNCLVMYVIIRYTKMKTATNIYIFNLALADALVLATLPFQGTDVILGFWPFGLALCKAVVAIDYYNMFTSVFTLTIMSVDRYIAVCHPVRSLTVRTPLRAKLINVAVWVLASAVGLPVMIMGQVEEEKDGYGAECILNLPKPREHWWPVFVFCVFLFSFLIPVVIISVCYGLMVRRLRSVRLLSGSREKDRNLRRITYMVLSVVAAFVLCWMPVQVLALVQALGHVDLGTSQSSMAAMHFCIALGYANSCLNPVLYAFLDENFKRCFREFCVLANSSLLLEEQRKRSLRQERECAKKEEKEVVIDQGVIAACTN